The Spirochaeta isovalerica genome includes a window with the following:
- a CDS encoding FAD-dependent oxidoreductase has product MIYDVIIIGAGVVGGAVARELSRSKVSVLALEMESDVCCGISKSNTGIIHTPCLVKGPSLKAEFNLKGNLMMDQLCSELGVTLQRPGALILAYSDEDREILQAYREQGEKTRKAFDAPGQIYKIIEKVELQTIEPNLNKEVVCALFAPDAGRIIPYELGTALWENAVSNGVALRLKHKVDSVIKPENDDSPWTVKSGKQTFQSRYVINAAGHGSEEIGQKAGFSHSVIEKVKGQYMIYKRKRDFDVNHILFQVPPKGKGKAGKGILVCKTVYGNLMIGPDARWVGDGNDTGTDRESLEEVLEGARKSIPELSPKGIIKTFAGIRPKPAAGDFIIESDQRFIHLCGIESPGLTSSPALAREVIGLLNHLGLEFEPDENFKSRRDPIVKEILNLDKDELKRRIDLPEDDKDRIVCRCEQVPRSRIIDAMNRGIRVDSLDAVKRRTRAGQGQCQGNFCGKRVRKLLSRELDIPEEEITQRGGQPLGDRINKL; this is encoded by the coding sequence GTGATTTACGATGTCATTATAATCGGCGCCGGCGTTGTCGGCGGTGCTGTCGCCAGAGAATTAAGCCGCAGCAAAGTATCGGTTCTGGCCCTGGAGATGGAAAGCGATGTTTGTTGCGGTATATCCAAAAGCAACACGGGCATCATCCACACGCCCTGCCTGGTAAAAGGGCCGTCGCTCAAAGCTGAGTTCAATCTGAAGGGGAATCTGATGATGGATCAGCTCTGTTCAGAACTCGGGGTAACTCTGCAAAGGCCGGGAGCTCTCATTCTCGCCTATTCCGATGAAGACAGAGAGATTCTTCAGGCATACAGGGAACAGGGAGAAAAAACGCGTAAAGCCTTTGACGCGCCCGGACAGATCTACAAGATCATCGAAAAAGTAGAGCTCCAGACAATTGAACCCAATCTTAATAAAGAGGTTGTTTGCGCTCTCTTTGCCCCTGATGCCGGACGGATCATCCCCTATGAGTTGGGAACGGCCTTATGGGAGAATGCTGTATCCAACGGAGTGGCTCTCAGATTGAAACACAAAGTGGACTCAGTGATTAAACCGGAAAATGACGATTCCCCCTGGACTGTAAAGTCGGGAAAACAGACATTTCAATCGAGATATGTGATAAATGCCGCCGGCCACGGCAGTGAGGAAATTGGACAGAAAGCCGGCTTTTCTCATTCAGTTATCGAGAAAGTGAAAGGCCAGTACATGATTTATAAAAGAAAACGGGATTTTGATGTGAACCACATTCTTTTTCAGGTCCCGCCGAAGGGAAAGGGAAAAGCAGGCAAAGGAATTCTGGTCTGCAAAACCGTTTATGGTAATCTTATGATCGGCCCCGATGCCCGATGGGTCGGAGACGGGAACGATACGGGAACCGACAGGGAATCCCTTGAAGAGGTTCTGGAAGGAGCCCGTAAAAGCATCCCGGAACTATCTCCGAAAGGAATTATTAAAACATTTGCCGGAATCAGACCCAAACCAGCGGCAGGAGACTTTATAATCGAATCGGATCAACGCTTTATCCACCTTTGCGGAATTGAATCCCCCGGCCTGACCTCCAGCCCCGCGCTGGCCCGGGAAGTGATCGGTTTGCTCAATCATCTAGGACTGGAATTTGAGCCCGATGAAAATTTCAAAAGCCGGAGAGACCCTATCGTAAAAGAGATTCTCAATCTGGATAAAGATGAGCTGAAAAGGAGGATCGATCTTCCCGAAGACGACAAAGACCGGATAGTCTGTCGATGCGAACAGGTCCCCCGAAGCCGCATTATCGATGCCATGAACAGAGGAATACGGGTTGACAGTCTCGATGCTGTGAAAAGGAGGACCCGGGCCGGTCAGGGTCAGTGTCAGGGAAATTTCTGCGGGAAAAGAGTGAGAAAGCTCCTGTCACGGGAATTGGATATTCCCGAAGAGGAGATTACCCAGAGAGGCGGTCAGCCCTTAGGGGACAGAATTAATAAATTATGA
- a CDS encoding DUF2721 domain-containing protein: protein MEITLTTPALLFPAISLLLLAYTNRYLTLAGLIRDLDSRRRAGSAENIEGQIENLSRRIYMIRNMQLAGVISFFLCVATMLLLFLNFPLAGEIFFAASLLCLLLSLAISIGEIRISVKALDIQLRGVEK from the coding sequence ATGGAAATAACACTGACCACCCCGGCTCTGCTCTTTCCCGCCATTTCGCTGCTTCTTCTCGCCTACACGAACAGATACCTGACGCTGGCCGGCCTGATCAGAGATCTGGACAGCCGCCGCAGAGCAGGTTCCGCTGAAAATATAGAAGGGCAGATAGAAAACCTGAGCAGGCGGATTTATATGATCCGCAATATGCAGCTGGCCGGCGTTATCAGTTTCTTCCTCTGCGTGGCCACCATGCTTCTCCTCTTTCTGAATTTTCCCTTGGCAGGCGAGATTTTCTTTGCCGCCAGTCTCCTCTGCCTTCTCCTGTCGCTCGCCATTTCGATCGGCGAAATCAGGATTTCCGTTAAGGCGCTCGATATACAGCTGAGGGGGGTCGAAAAGTGA
- a CDS encoding methyl-accepting chemotaxis protein, producing MAVIFFIGRSFRDIVYVESIEESKMVVSQIQTLQKQLETKALSMASLIANNPAIIEAYSLGSVDEIHDALKNQADPLIDKLQDALEVEHLRVHFHIAPARSLYRTWSDAWGDDLSGFRNSVIQTIQTGKPIMGIELGKGGMVIRGVHPVRVNGRVVGSLELYFQPQQMLQMMSADEEASGLVLLAERERLLDIMFESDLANYDLGQIGPVMVSYRSSDWIDPQTLLSEKLINEARSMNETVYDSRGDMVISYIPINDFRGQAVGLYVFISDTSEQMARLNRSSSELIALMAVINVLMLGGLIFWLSKFVIRPIKRQDKAVEIISKGSGDLTHRIEVKRKDEIGMIAANFNLFMEQLAQIIGNTRDASKNTRNSSTALSFLTNETLTATASISESIEKTREQLTNMEKEMDGSRSFAEIIGEKSEVFQESVEQLSAIVEESSSGLVEMLASLENVNKLVQNRQELTTDLVSLSKKGEESIYETTDQIKSIRNAIEQIQEFASTIDQIASQTNLLSMNAAIEAAHAGEAGKGFAVVAEEIRSLAETSGEESRRISESITTITDIILNTEQSGQASKEAFIEIDKAVKSVADGLHGIALSTEELTIGSREVMEAIHQVQDVTVAVKDSSEEIRDQQNNLNAVINRSIKSMSYLEQLAEEMNDRRNQIKEAMDSLLEVVKKLSVDSKEMEKEIERFTL from the coding sequence TTGGCTGTTATCTTTTTTATCGGGAGAAGTTTCCGTGATATCGTCTATGTGGAATCCATAGAAGAATCGAAAATGGTCGTTTCTCAGATTCAAACCCTTCAGAAACAACTGGAAACCAAGGCTCTTTCCATGGCTTCCCTCATCGCCAATAACCCCGCGATCATTGAAGCCTATTCTCTCGGTTCGGTTGATGAAATCCATGATGCCCTGAAAAATCAGGCTGATCCTTTAATCGATAAACTGCAGGACGCTCTTGAAGTCGAACATCTCAGAGTCCATTTTCACATCGCTCCTGCCAGAAGTCTCTACAGGACCTGGTCCGATGCCTGGGGCGATGATCTTTCGGGATTCCGCAATTCGGTAATCCAGACCATTCAGACCGGCAAACCCATTATGGGCATTGAACTGGGAAAAGGGGGAATGGTTATCCGCGGCGTCCATCCCGTCCGTGTCAATGGAAGAGTCGTGGGATCTCTGGAGTTGTATTTTCAACCCCAGCAGATGCTGCAGATGATGTCCGCCGATGAGGAAGCATCGGGGCTTGTACTTCTGGCGGAACGGGAACGGCTTCTCGATATCATGTTTGAGTCTGATCTGGCGAATTACGATCTGGGGCAGATCGGCCCCGTTATGGTTTCCTATCGCTCATCGGACTGGATCGATCCTCAGACTCTGCTTTCGGAAAAATTGATAAATGAAGCGAGATCCATGAATGAAACGGTTTATGATTCCCGCGGGGATATGGTTATCAGCTATATACCTATTAATGATTTCAGGGGGCAGGCTGTCGGACTTTATGTGTTTATCAGTGATACGAGCGAACAGATGGCAAGACTCAATCGTTCCTCATCAGAACTTATAGCTTTAATGGCGGTGATTAATGTTCTGATGCTGGGAGGTCTGATATTCTGGCTTTCCAAATTTGTAATCCGTCCCATCAAAAGGCAGGATAAAGCTGTTGAAATCATTTCAAAAGGGAGCGGGGACCTGACTCACAGAATCGAAGTGAAGAGGAAGGATGAAATCGGAATGATAGCCGCAAACTTTAACCTGTTTATGGAACAGCTGGCCCAGATTATCGGTAATACCAGAGACGCTTCCAAAAATACGCGCAACAGCAGTACGGCGCTATCATTTCTTACGAATGAAACTTTAACGGCGACCGCATCCATATCCGAATCCATCGAGAAAACCAGGGAACAGCTTACAAATATGGAAAAAGAAATGGACGGATCCAGAAGCTTTGCCGAGATCATCGGTGAAAAATCTGAAGTTTTTCAGGAAAGCGTGGAACAGTTGTCGGCCATTGTGGAAGAGTCATCCTCAGGGCTTGTTGAAATGCTCGCATCTCTGGAAAATGTCAACAAACTGGTACAAAATCGGCAGGAGTTGACAACCGATCTGGTCTCTCTCTCCAAAAAAGGGGAGGAGTCCATCTATGAAACGACCGATCAGATAAAATCGATCCGCAACGCCATAGAGCAGATTCAGGAGTTTGCCAGCACCATCGATCAGATTGCTTCGCAGACCAATCTGCTGTCCATGAATGCCGCGATAGAAGCCGCCCACGCCGGAGAAGCAGGGAAGGGCTTTGCCGTCGTCGCCGAGGAAATCAGAAGCCTGGCCGAAACGTCGGGAGAGGAATCGAGGCGGATCAGCGAATCCATCACCACCATTACGGATATAATTCTTAATACGGAACAATCGGGACAGGCTTCAAAGGAAGCCTTCATCGAAATAGACAAAGCGGTTAAAAGCGTGGCTGACGGTCTGCACGGCATAGCTTTGAGTACCGAAGAGCTCACCATAGGCAGCAGAGAGGTTATGGAAGCCATCCACCAGGTTCAGGATGTCACGGTTGCCGTTAAAGACAGTTCCGAAGAAATCCGGGATCAGCAGAATAACCTGAATGCCGTAATCAACCGGAGCATTAAATCCATGAGCTATTTGGAACAGCTTGCCGAAGAAATGAACGACCGGAGAAACCAGATCAAGGAAGCGATGGACAGCCTCCTCGAAGTTGTGAAAAAGCTGTCGGTCGATTCCAAGGAAATGGAGAAGGAGATCGAGCGGTTTACGCTTTAG